A stretch of Desulfurivibrio alkaliphilus AHT 2 DNA encodes these proteins:
- a CDS encoding phosphoribosylaminoimidazolesuccinocarboxamide synthase, whose translation MSQPLYQTDFADLELVHRGKVRDLYRVDDYLLMVASDRISAYDVVMNEPIPEKGRILTAMSLFWFDFLQDIVPNHLLTAEPANYPAACAPYREQLEGRSMLVKKARPLPVECIVRGYLSGSFWAAYQQHPTVCGFALPAGLKESAQLPEPIFTPSTKAALGTHDENISLAQMEGLLGAELSARVSEVSLALYRKAAAYALSRGIIIADTKFELGLDENDRLILIDEALTPDSSRFWPADQYRPGSPQPSFDKQFLRDYLSSLDWPKNPPPPPLPAEIIEKTAARYREALQRLTAQE comes from the coding sequence ATGAGCCAACCTCTCTACCAGACCGATTTTGCCGACCTGGAACTTGTGCACCGGGGCAAGGTGCGCGACCTTTACCGGGTGGATGACTACCTGCTGATGGTGGCCTCGGACCGGATCTCCGCCTACGACGTGGTGATGAATGAGCCGATCCCGGAAAAGGGGCGGATCCTAACCGCCATGTCGCTTTTCTGGTTTGACTTTTTGCAGGATATTGTTCCCAACCATCTGCTGACCGCCGAACCTGCCAACTATCCCGCCGCCTGCGCCCCCTACCGGGAGCAATTGGAGGGGCGCAGCATGCTGGTGAAAAAGGCCCGGCCCTTGCCGGTGGAGTGCATTGTCCGGGGCTATCTTTCCGGCTCCTTCTGGGCCGCTTATCAGCAGCACCCCACGGTTTGCGGCTTTGCCTTGCCGGCCGGGCTCAAGGAGTCGGCACAGCTGCCGGAGCCCATCTTTACCCCGTCAACCAAAGCAGCTCTGGGGACCCACGACGAGAATATCTCTTTGGCGCAAATGGAAGGGTTGCTGGGGGCGGAGTTGAGCGCCCGGGTGAGCGAAGTCAGTCTGGCGCTGTACCGTAAGGCGGCGGCTTACGCCCTGAGCCGGGGGATCATCATTGCCGACACCAAGTTTGAACTGGGGCTGGATGAAAATGATCGGCTGATACTCATCGACGAGGCCCTGACCCCCGATTCCTCGCGCTTCTGGCCCGCCGACCAGTACCGCCCCGGCAGCCCCCAGCCCAGTTTCGACAAGCAGTTTCTGCGGGATTATCTCTCCTCTCTGGACTGGCCCAAAAACCCGCCGCCGCCCCCGCTGCCGGCGGAGATCATTGAAAAAACGGCGGCTCGCTACCGCGAGGCCCTGCAACGCCTCACCGCCCAGGAGTAA